From the Prunus dulcis chromosome 4, ALMONDv2, whole genome shotgun sequence genome, one window contains:
- the LOC117625044 gene encoding BTB/POZ and MATH domain-containing protein 4-like: MFSHRHKSPLVSPSSSRFVTETVNGSHNFVIKGYSLAKGIGVGKHIASETFTVGGFQWAIYFYPDGKNPEDNSAYVSVFIALASEGTDVRALFELTLVDQGTHGKHKVHSHFDRSLESGPYTLKYRGSMWGYKRFFRRTMLESSTFLKDDCLKLNCTVGVVVSAIDSSRLHSIDVPESDIGAHFGMLLENEEGSDVTFNVRGVKFHAHKLVLAARSPEFESEFLNGMEEDNHEIVVVDMEPKVFKALLHFIYTDNLIEDEEFSVTSSSCMPSLSDKLAAKLLAAADKYGLARLALMCESVLCKDVSVNSVANILALADRFSAMDLKSVCLKFAAENLVGTYVPFVFACFLLTY; the protein is encoded by the exons ATGTTCTCACACAGACACAAGAGCCCTCTGGTCTCTCCCTCTAGCTCGCGCTTCGTCACGGAGACCGTCAACGGCTCCCATAACTTCGTCATCAAAGGCTATTCGTTGGCCAAAGGAATTGGCGTCGGCAAACACATTGCCAGTGAGACTTTCACCGTTGGAGGCTTCCAATGGGCCATCTATTTCTACCCAGATGGGAAGAACCCGGAGGATAACTCCGCCTATGTCTCCGTCTTCATTGCTCTAGCTAGCGAAGGCACCGACGTGCGAGCTCTCTTCGAGCTCACTCTGGTTGATCAGGGTACTCATGGCAAGCACAAGGTCCATAGCCATTTCGATCGCTCTCTGGAAAGCGGGCCCTACACGCTCAAGTATAGAGGTAGCATGTG GGGCTACAAACGTTTTTTCAGACGCACTATGCTTGAGTCATCGACTTTCCTTAAGGACGATTGCTTGAAGCTTAATTGCACTGTTGGTGTTGTGGTTTCTGCAATAGACAGTTCAAGATTGCACTCCATAGATGTCCCTGAGTCTGATATTGGAGCTCATTTTGGTATGTTATTGGAGAATGAGGAAGGTTCAGATGTAACTTTCAATGTGCGTGGCGTAAAGTTTCATGCTCACAAGCTAGTATTGGCTGCTCGGTCTCCTGAGTTCGAAAGTGAATTTCTGAATGGAATGGAAGAGGATAATCATGAAATAGTTGTTGTGGATATGGAACCCAAGGTCTTTAAG GCTTTGCTGCACTTCATTTATACAGATAATCTTATTGAAGATGAAGAGTTCTCAGTAACAAGTTCATCTTGCATGCCATCTTTATCAGACAAATTAGCTGCAAAGTTGTTAGCTGCAGCAGACAAATATGGCTTAGCTAGGCTTGCCCTGATGTGTGAATCTGTTCTCTGCAAGGATGTATCTGTCAATTCTGTTGCCAATATTCTGGCCTTGGCTGATCGTTTTTCTGCTATGGATCTAAAATCCGTTTGCCTGAAATTTGCTGCTGAAAATCTAGTGGGTACGTAtgtcccttttgtttttgcatgttttctattaacgTATTAG
- the LOC117625572 gene encoding uncharacterized protein LOC117625572, producing the protein MTAPKHMQDGLTAVAEQLETIDLSDDSFAPRPISISIHLTNEEREALVSLLKEFRDVFAWSYEEMPGLNPSLVSHTLNIELGTKPVVQPRRNFHPEIEKQIKAEIEKLLAAGFIKPIKHPTWLANIVPVKKKTGVIRICTDYRDLNRACPKDEFPLPNMDILIDSTSGQGMLSFMDGFSGYNQIKMSPKDAEKTAFRTPYGNFYYTVMPFGLKNAGATYQRAMTAVFHDMMGKEVEDYVDDLVVKSKTREGHQEVLRRVLERCRLYGLKMNPKKCAFGVSSGKFLGFQVHQRGIDVDPEKTRAINSLVPPRNSKELKSFMGRLSYIRRFIPGLAATMSVFTPLLKKGKPYEWSRKCQEAYEQVQQIITKLPTMRAPIPGLPLKLYLAATNTAVGALLAQDDHSGEESPIYYVSRQLRGAEARYPKTELLCLALVYAAQRLRHYFLAHKLQLIVKPDPVRYLLTRPVLSGRLARWLLQLSEFDITCTTPKAIKGQAVIDMLALFPEVEGSTISQEVSGELPEMVAAVMKAEPWTLYFDGSSTMKGGGAGVVLINPEGQATALSFKLNFPCTNNMEEYEAFIMGMSTAREMGVEKIKVIGDSNLVLSQLQRNFAVKESTLAPYRTAAERLVQSFKQVVLEHIPGVTNRYADALATLGSKLSFVEEQPSIAVIKKDMLVIEVMAEVEQLEENDWRKSVKEKIGKGSDIKELKDYVIIFGELYRRLPGGILTRCIGATEARVKLQEVHEATCNLEPIISLYRRLQRKGYYWPEMRKQAAEAQANCPKCATMPSTEESFTISFTEDWRAPYLASFINGVLPTNPKHARKLKKTMRRYFIDGSTLYRKGFNGEPLKCLGESEAQQVMQEIHAGECGEHQGMKRLYRQLLSIGYYWPTMKNDAYNFVKKCHTCQVHANLSHKPPTLLQDMRTPWPFHTWGLDLIGTIHPPSDGYIWILTTTEYFTKWVEAVPLRKATGAAVANFIRENIVCRFGIPYKIVTDNGTPFVNKQVSSTLSGYGVKHRRSTPYYPQGNGQAEATNKTLLRILSKMVHEYEGGWSVHLPDALWAYRTSPRSATGFSPYSLVYGSGAISPVEITIPTARVSAVNDLEWNAVACSDWRLLDLEALDEKRAEAERRTSLYHETVTRAYNRTVKPRAFKEGDLVLKVVEHVRRQISGPSKFAPQWEGPFAVKEVYSSGYYRLVSVKEGTLTDLINGKWLKLYYC; encoded by the coding sequence ATGACAGCACCTAAACACATGCAGGATGGATTAACAGCGGTAGCTGAGCAGCTGGAGACAATTGATTTAAGTGATGATTCCTTTGCCCCAAGGCCCATCTCCATCAGCATCCATTTGACAAACGAGGAGAGGGAGGCATTGGTATCTTTGTTGAAGGAATTCCGGGATGTGTTTGCTTGGAGCTACGAGGAAATGCCCGGCTTAAATCCAAGCTTGGTAAGTCATACTTTGAATATTGAGCTTGGTACGAAACCTGTTGTACAGCCGAGGAGAAACTTTCATCCTGAGATTGAAAAGCAAATTAAGGCGGAAATTGAGAAGCTGTTAGCTGCTGGATTCATCAAGCCAATCAAGCATCCAACGTGGCTAGCAAATATTGTTCCTGTGAAAAAGAAGACCGGAGTAATTAGAATATGCACGGACTACCGAGACCTCAACCGAGCTTGTCCAAAGGATGAATTTCCGCTTCCCAACATGGATATCTTGATCGATTCGACCTCGGGTCAAGGCATGCTGTCATTCATGGATGGGTTTAGTGGCTACAATCAGATCAAAATGTCACCCAAAGATGCGGAGAAAACAGCCTTTCGAACGCCATATGGGAATTTTTATTACACGGTCATGCCGTTTGGTCTAAAAAATGCTGGTGCTACCTATCAAAGAGCCATGACAGCAGTGTTTCACGACATGATGGGGAAAGAAGTCGAAGATTATGTGGATGATCTTGTGGTGAAGTCCAAAACCAGAGAAGGCCATCAGGAAGTTTTGAGGAGGGTGCTGGAAAGATGCCGGCTGTACGGATTGAAGATGAATCCAAAGAAATGCGCATTCGGAGTGTCATCCGGTAAATTCTTGGGATTCCAAGTACACCAGCGTGGCATAGATGTGGATCCCGAGAAAACTAGAGCCATAAATTCTCTTGTGCCACCTAGAAActcaaaagaattaaaaagcTTCATGGGAAGATTATCGTATATTCGACGCTTCATTCCGGGCCTTGCCGCCACTATGAGTGTTTTTACTCCCTTGCTCAAAAAGGGTAAGCCATACGAGTGGAGCAGGAAGTGTCAAGAGGCCTATGAGCAAGTGCAGCAAATAATCACTAAGCTGCCCACCATGAGAGCTCCTATTCCGGGACTCCCACTCAAACTTTACTTGGCCGCAACAAACACAGCAGTAGGGGCCTTGCTTGCTCAAGATGATCACAGTGGAGAGGAAAGTCCTATTTATTATGTGAGCAGGCAACTAAGAGGAGCTGAAGCAAGATACCCGAAGACGGAACTCTTGTGCCTTGCTCTTGTCTATGCTGCACAGCGCTTGCGACATTACTTCCTTGCTCACAAGTTACAGCTCATAGTGAAACCTGACCCTGTAAGATATTTGCTCACGAGGCCAGTGTTATCGGGACGTCTTGCGCGTTGGTTGTTACAGTTGTCCGAATTCGATATCACATGCACCACTCCTAAGGCAATCAAAGGACAAGCCGTGATTGACATGCTGGCTTTATTTCCTGAAGTCGAAGGATCAACTATCTCTCAGGAAGTTTCGGGGGAACTGCCGGAAATGGTTGCTGCCGTCATGAAAGCAGAACCATGGACCCTTTATTTCGATGGGTCCTCCACAATGAAGGGTGGAGGAGCAGGTGTAGTGCTCATTAATCCTGAAGGGCAAGCTACAGCCCTCTCATTCAAGCTGAATTTTCCCTGCACAAATAATATGGAGGAGTATGAAGCTTTTATCATGGGAATGTCCACAGCAAGGGAGATGGGTGtagagaaaattaaagttatcGGAGACTCGAATCTGGTGCTGAGTCAGTTGCAAAGGAATTTTGCTGTGAAGGAATCAACATTGGCACCATATCGTACAGCTGCTGAAAGGCTTGTTCAGTCTTTCAAACAAGTAGTGTTGGAACATATTCCGGGGGTTACCAATAGGTACGCTGACGCATTGGCTACTTTGGGGTCAAAGCTCTCATTTGTTGAAGAACAACCCAGCATTGCTGTGATCAAGAAGGATATGCTAGTGATAGAAGTAATGGCTGAAGTGGAGCAGCTAGAGGAGAATGACTGGAGGAAGTCTGTAAAAGAAAAGATAGGTAAGGGAAGTGATATCAAGGAATTAAAAGATTATGTGATCATCTTTGGGGAGCTGTACAGGCGCCTTCCAGGAGGTATTTTGACCCGCTGCATAGGGGCAACAGAGGCACGAGTGAAGCTCCAAGAAGTACATGAGGCCACTTGCAATTTGGAACCAATAATCAGCTTGTATCGACGTTTGCAACGCAAGGGTTATTACTGGCCAGAGATGAGAAAACAAGCAGCTGAAGCACAAGCTAATTGTCCCAAGTGTGCAACGATGCCCTCCACCGAAGAATCATTCACCATCTCGTTTACAGAGGATTGGAGGGCTCCGTACTTGGCATCCTTCATCAATGGAGTCCTGCCAACCAATCCTAAGCATGCTCGCAAGCTCAAAAAGACAATGAGAAGATATTTCATAGATGGGTCGACCCTCTACCGTAAAGGATTCAATGGTGAGCCATTAAAATGCTTGGGAGAATCAGAGGCACAGCAAGTTATGCAAGAAATTCATGCCGGAGAATGTGGTGAGCATCAAGGAATGAAGAGGCTTTACCGGCAGCTGTTGAGTATTGGGTATTATTGGCCTACAATGAAGAACGACGCATACAATTTTGTGAAGAAATGCCACACATGCCAAGTTCATGCCAATTTGAGTCACAAGCCTCCCACGCTGCTGCAGGACATGCGTACTCCTTGGCCCTTTCACACTTGGGGGCTTGACTTGATCGGCACTATTCACCCACCGTCCGACGGCTATATATGGATCCTCACAACCACTGAGTATTTCACAAAATGGGTTGAGGCAGTCCCTCTTCGAAAGGCCACGGGGGCTGCCGTTGCAAATTTTATCCGTGAAAATATTGTATGCAGATTTGGGATCCCATATAAAATTGTCACCGACAATGGCACCCCGTTTGTCAACAAGCAAGTAAGTTCTACGCTTAGTGGATATGGTGTCAAGCATCGACGCTCCACGCCCTATTACCCACAAGGAAATGGTCAAGCGGAAGCCACAAATAAAACTTTGTTGAGAATCCTAAGCAAAATGGTGCATGAGTACGAAGGAGGTTGGAGTGTTCACCTGCCGGATGCCTTATGGGCTTACCGCACCTCTCCAAGAAGCGCCACAGGCTTTTCACCCTATTCACTTGTCTATGGGTCCGGCGCTATATCACCTGTTGAAATCACCATTCCCACCGCTAGAGTATCGGCCGTTAATGATCTCGAGTGGAATGCAGTGGCATGCTCAGATTGGCGCCTGCTGGACCTTGAAGCCTTGGATGAAAAAAGAGCTGAAGCAGAAAGGAGGACATCACTCTACCACGAAACTGTAACTCGAGCCTATAACAGGACAGTCAAGCCTCGTGCCTTCAAAGAAGGAGACCTCGTGCTAAAAGTTGTGGAGCATGTAAGAAGACAGATATCGGGACCTTCCAAGTTTGCCCCACAATGGGAAGGCCCGTTTGCAGTCAAGGAAGTTTACAGCAGCGGCTATTATCGCTTGGTCTCTGTCAAAGAAGGCACGCTAACAGATCTCATTAACGGAAAGTGGCTCAAGCTTTACTACTGCTAA
- the LOC117625923 gene encoding polygalacturonase-like — MANSTSLIVLSLAFVFMINSALAAKAPYNVASLGGKGDGKTESTKAFISAWAKACASAEPAVIYVPRGRFLLHNVVFAGPCKNNAITFRIAGTLVAPSDYRIIGNADNWISFEDVEGVTISGGILDGKGTDLWACKAAGKSCPSGATTLSFSNSNDIKVSGVISLNSQMFHIVINGCHNVKMQSVKVYASGQSPNTDGIHVQMSSSVTILNSKIATGDDCVSIGPGTSDLWIENIKCGPGHGISIGSLGKDQEEAGVQNITVKSITFFNTQNGLRIKSWGRPSTGFAKDILFQHAVMLNVQNPIVIDQNYCPDNKGCPGQVSGVKISDVTYQDIHGTSATEVAVKFDCSSKYPCSNIKMEDVKLTYKNQVAEASCSHAAGTSQGTVQPTSCL, encoded by the exons ATGGCAAACTCCACAAGCCTCATTGTTCTCTCACTTGCTTTTGTCTTCATGATTAACTCAGCCTTAGCCGCTAAAGCCCCATACAATGTGGCCAGTTTAGGAGGCAAAGGAGATGGGAAGACTGAGTCAACCAAAGCCTTCATTTCTGCATGGGCCAAAGCTTGTGCCTCGGCGGAGCCGGCTGTCATTTACGTGCCGAGGGGGAGGTTCTTGCTGCACAATGTAGTGTTCGCCGGGCCTTGCAAAAATAACGCGATCACCTTCCGCATTGCCGGCACTCTTGTAGCCCCATCCGATTACCGGATCATTGGAAATGCCGATAACTGGATTTCCTTTGAGGATGTGGAGGGGGTTACTATATCTGGTGGAATTCTTGATGGCAAAGGCACCGACTTGTGGGCTTGCAAGGCAGCAGGCAAGAGTTGCCCCAGTGGAGCAACg ACATTGAGTTTTTCTAACTCCAACGACATCAAGGTTAGTGGCGTGATATCCCTAAACAGCCAAATGTTCCACATAGTCATCAACGGCTGCCATAATGTGAAAATGCAAAGTGTTAAAGTTTATGCCTCCGGACAGAGCCCCAACACTGATGGCATTCACGTCCAGATGTCATCGAGCGTCACGATTCTCAACTCGAAGATCGCAACGGGTGACGACTGTGTCTCAATCGGTCCCGGTACTTCAGATTTGTGGATCGAAAACATTAAATGTGGACCCGGCCATGGAATCAG CATTGGGAGTCTAGGCAAGGACCAAGAAGAGGCTGGTGTGCAAAATATAACAGTTAAATCGATTACCTTTTTCAATACTCAAAATGGTTTGAGGATCAAATCGTGGGGGAGGCCTAGCACTGGATTTGCTAAGGACATTCTTTTCCAACATGCTGTAATGCTCAATGTCCAAAATCCGATTGTTATCGATCAAAATTATTGCCCGGACAACAAAGGCTGCCCTGGTCAG GTCTCTGGAGTTAAAATCAGCGATGTGACATACCAAGACATCCATGGTACATCGGCAACAGAAGTTGCAGTTAAGTTCGATTGTAGTTCCAAGTACCCATGTAGCAATATCAAAATGGAGGATGTGAAGCTCACTTACAAGAATCAAGTAGCTGAAGCTTCATGTAGCCATGCAGCTGGAACATCTCAGGGGACGGTGCAACCTACAAGTTGTTTGTAG